In Flavobacterium cerinum, one genomic interval encodes:
- a CDS encoding Tex family protein, which yields MTNIEYLLKYVPTTSKNIENTLQLLAEDCTIPFIARYRKDKTGNLDEVVIEQIAKLSAAFEAIVKRKEAIIKSIQEQNALTPELEQKITNSFDLNELEDFYLPYKKKRKTKADVARENGLEPLAKIIMAQNADDLDFIAAKYLNDKVANEEDALQGARDIVAEWINENIYIRKNLRRMFQRKAVIETKVVKAKKEEDGAKKFEQYFEWSESITKAPSHRLLAMLRAENEGYIKLKVDIEQDEAIDFIETNVIKNNKDTATHLKKAIADSYKRLLEPAISNETLQEAKAKADASSIQVFAGNLSQLLLAPPLGEKRILAIDPGFRTGCKVVCLDEKGDLLYNETIFPHAPQNETTMAMKKIRSMVNSYKIDAISIGNGTASRETEFFIKKIAFDKPVQVFVVSEAGASVYSASKIARDEFSNYDVTVRGAVSIGRRLSDPLAELVKIDPKSIGVGQYQHDVDQSLLKNELDTVVTRCVNSVGINLNTASKSLLSYVSGIGEKMAENIVAYRSENGAFESRNQLKKVPRLGEKAFQQAAAFIRITNAKNPLDNSAVHPEAYGIVEKMAKDMKISVNELIANKEKINAIQLEKYVTDTIGLLSLKDIVKELEKPGLDPRKAAKVFEFDANVKTIKDLRTGMVLPGIVNNITNFGCFVDIGIKESGLVHISQLKEGFVSDVNEVVKLHQHVQVKVTEVDEDRKRIQLSMIL from the coding sequence ATGACCAATATTGAATACCTGTTGAAGTATGTTCCGACTACTTCTAAAAACATAGAAAACACCTTACAGCTTTTAGCAGAAGATTGTACGATTCCTTTTATTGCCCGTTATCGAAAGGATAAAACAGGAAATCTGGATGAGGTAGTGATCGAACAGATTGCAAAATTAAGTGCGGCTTTCGAAGCGATAGTAAAACGAAAAGAAGCGATAATTAAATCCATACAGGAACAAAACGCTTTAACACCGGAACTGGAACAGAAAATAACCAATAGTTTCGACTTGAATGAACTGGAAGATTTTTATCTGCCGTATAAAAAGAAAAGAAAAACAAAAGCGGATGTAGCCCGTGAGAATGGTTTGGAACCTTTAGCTAAAATTATCATGGCTCAAAATGCAGATGATCTGGATTTTATTGCAGCCAAATATCTGAATGATAAAGTAGCCAATGAAGAGGACGCATTACAAGGCGCCAGAGATATCGTTGCAGAATGGATTAATGAAAATATTTATATCCGTAAAAATTTACGACGAATGTTTCAACGTAAAGCGGTGATCGAAACGAAAGTAGTCAAAGCAAAAAAAGAGGAAGATGGCGCTAAAAAGTTTGAGCAGTATTTTGAATGGTCAGAATCAATCACCAAAGCACCGTCACATCGATTATTAGCGATGTTGCGAGCGGAAAACGAGGGTTATATCAAGTTAAAAGTGGATATCGAACAGGACGAAGCAATCGATTTTATCGAAACTAACGTCATTAAAAACAATAAAGATACAGCGACACATCTTAAAAAAGCGATAGCAGATAGTTATAAAAGATTACTGGAGCCGGCTATTTCAAATGAAACATTACAGGAAGCGAAAGCGAAAGCCGATGCCAGTTCGATTCAGGTATTTGCCGGAAATTTAAGTCAGTTATTGTTAGCACCGCCATTAGGAGAAAAACGAATTCTGGCCATTGATCCCGGATTTAGAACCGGATGTAAAGTAGTATGCCTGGACGAAAAAGGAGATTTGTTATATAATGAAACCATTTTCCCGCATGCACCTCAGAATGAAACGACTATGGCAATGAAAAAAATCCGTTCCATGGTGAATTCATATAAGATTGATGCAATTTCAATCGGAAACGGAACAGCATCACGTGAAACCGAGTTTTTTATTAAAAAGATTGCTTTTGACAAACCGGTTCAGGTATTTGTGGTGAGTGAAGCGGGAGCGTCGGTTTATTCGGCTTCAAAGATTGCCCGTGATGAGTTTTCGAATTATGATGTAACGGTTCGTGGTGCGGTATCCATCGGAAGACGATTATCGGATCCGTTGGCAGAGCTGGTTAAAATCGATCCGAAATCCATTGGAGTAGGGCAATATCAACATGATGTAGATCAATCGTTATTAAAAAATGAATTGGATACCGTGGTAACCCGTTGTGTAAATTCAGTTGGAATTAATTTGAATACGGCCAGTAAATCACTGTTAAGTTATGTATCGGGAATAGGAGAGAAGATGGCCGAAAACATTGTAGCCTATCGTTCTGAAAACGGCGCATTTGAAAGTCGGAATCAATTGAAAAAAGTACCGCGGTTAGGTGAAAAGGCATTTCAGCAGGCAGCGGCTTTTATCCGGATTACAAACGCTAAAAATCCGTTGGACAATTCTGCTGTACACCCGGAAGCCTACGGTATTGTTGAAAAAATGGCAAAAGACATGAAAATTTCCGTTAATGAGCTGATCGCGAATAAAGAAAAAATAAATGCGATACAACTGGAAAAATATGTAACGGATACCATTGGACTTTTGAGTTTAAAGGACATCGTAAAAGAACTGGAAAAACCGGGACTGGATCCGAGAAAAGCAGCAAAGGTATTTGAGTTTGATGCGAATGTAAAAACAATCAAAGATTTAAGAACCGGAATGGTATTACCGGGAATTGTAAATAATATTACCAATTTCGGCTGTTTTGTTGATATCGGAATAAAGGAAAGCGGACTGGTTCATATTTCCCAGCTTAAAGAAGGATTTGTGAGTGATGTAAACGAAGTGGTAAAACTGCATCAACATGTTCAGGTAAAAGTAACCGAAGTTGATGAAGACCGAAAAAGAATACAATTAAGTATGATTCTGTAA
- a CDS encoding DUF1294 domain-containing protein has product MNIIVFVVFGTDKWLAVTRKNRISEKTLLIISFLGGSVGAIIAMLLFRHKTSKSSFLWKFTILLVLQIGILMLLKQYSDH; this is encoded by the coding sequence ATGAATATCATCGTCTTCGTTGTTTTCGGCACCGATAAATGGCTGGCGGTTACCCGTAAAAACCGGATTTCCGAAAAAACATTGTTAATAATCAGTTTCCTGGGTGGTAGTGTAGGAGCCATAATAGCGATGTTACTATTTCGACATAAAACCTCTAAATCCTCTTTTCTCTGGAAGTTTACAATATTACTTGTTTTACAAATCGGTATACTAATGCTCCTCAAACAGTATTCCGATCACTGA
- a CDS encoding glycosyltransferase family 87 protein, which translates to MTPNLTKNKFSRFSFLLQPKYIFGVLVVLAALIAVKQYNHGSYNNYSIFKYTFWHLIESKSLYAHYPDEYWDRNHYGPVFALFIAPFALLPDALGMVLWNVCSVLVFAFGVQSLPLSNKVKAIIVLICANELITALLSFQFNIFLTGAILIAFSYTLKNKNLIASFPIVSCTMIKLYGIVGLAFFFFTQKKIQFILGLFFWAVVLFVLPMLLSSPKFIIDTYIEWFNTLVYKNSSNISLDSYQDISFMGMVRRALGDPTIPNSPFLIGGVLLFGATYLRIKQFQFLEFRLLLLASTLIFTVIFSSGSESPTYIIAFTGVAIWFMSKSHPSKWHIALLVFAILLTSLSPTDLFPKVARVFIRNHALKALPCVIIWFTIIYEMLTRDFKPKSIAVCEN; encoded by the coding sequence TTGACACCGAATCTTACAAAAAATAAGTTTTCCCGGTTTTCATTTTTGCTGCAACCCAAATATATTTTTGGTGTTTTGGTTGTTCTGGCTGCATTAATTGCCGTTAAACAGTACAATCATGGTAGTTATAACAATTATTCGATTTTTAAATATACGTTCTGGCATTTAATCGAATCCAAATCCCTTTATGCTCATTATCCGGATGAATATTGGGATCGAAATCATTATGGTCCTGTATTTGCCTTGTTTATCGCTCCTTTCGCGTTATTACCCGATGCTTTAGGAATGGTGCTATGGAATGTTTGCAGTGTACTTGTTTTTGCCTTCGGAGTTCAGAGCTTACCGCTTTCCAATAAAGTAAAAGCGATAATTGTGCTGATCTGTGCAAACGAACTTATTACGGCTTTATTAAGTTTTCAGTTTAATATTTTTCTAACCGGAGCTATTTTAATTGCCTTTTCATATACGCTGAAAAATAAAAATCTTATTGCTTCTTTCCCCATTGTGAGTTGTACGATGATCAAGCTATATGGGATTGTAGGTCTGGCATTTTTCTTTTTTACACAAAAGAAAATACAATTTATCCTCGGATTGTTTTTTTGGGCTGTGGTGCTTTTTGTCTTACCAATGCTTCTATCATCACCTAAGTTTATTATAGATACCTACATAGAATGGTTTAATACATTGGTTTATAAAAATTCATCTAATATCAGTCTGGATTCTTATCAGGATATTTCATTTATGGGAATGGTTCGCCGTGCTTTAGGAGATCCGACAATTCCAAATAGTCCTTTTTTAATTGGTGGTGTTTTACTTTTCGGTGCTACTTATCTGAGAATAAAACAGTTTCAGTTTTTAGAATTCCGTTTGTTATTATTGGCTTCTACATTAATTTTTACAGTAATCTTCAGTAGTGGTTCTGAATCACCTACTTATATCATTGCTTTTACCGGTGTTGCCATCTGGTTTATGAGTAAATCGCATCCTTCCAAATGGCATATTGCTTTATTGGTTTTTGCAATTTTACTGACATCCTTATCACCTACGGATCTGTTTCCAAAGGTGGCTCGTGTCTTTATTCGTAACCACGCTTTAAAAGCATTACCTTGTGTTATCATTTGGTTTACAATAATCTATGAAATGCTAACTAGAGATTTCAAACCTAAATCAATTGCCGTATGCGAAAATTAG
- a CDS encoding glycosyltransferase family 2 protein: protein MRKLVSIVIPAYNESDNIRNIFDKIAVVFNTLPYEWEVIFVDDGSKDETLSTVKALSKEYNNAFFLEFSKNFGHQLAVKAGLDNAYGDCVISLDCDAQHPPEIIPDMLVKWEEGFDIVYTIREEDKRLSKAKRSSSNLFYKLVNSLSDIELEAGTADFRLMDRTVVNVFRNFHETEPFLRGLTKWLGFKQYGIRYEPAERFAGNSKYSLKKMVRLALHGVTSFSIKPLYTAVYVGLIMSLLSLLYIPYVVYAFYNHIEVSGWASIIITIVFFGGLQLIMLGIIGIYVGKMFMQTKNRPNYIIRSTNLKDQS, encoded by the coding sequence ATGCGAAAATTAGTTTCTATTGTAATTCCCGCTTATAATGAGTCGGATAATATCCGGAACATTTTTGACAAGATTGCTGTTGTATTCAACACATTGCCTTATGAATGGGAAGTTATTTTTGTAGACGACGGGAGTAAGGATGAAACCCTTTCCACGGTTAAAGCACTATCAAAAGAGTATAATAATGCTTTTTTCCTTGAGTTTTCTAAAAATTTCGGTCATCAACTGGCTGTAAAAGCCGGATTGGATAATGCCTATGGTGATTGTGTTATTTCATTGGATTGCGATGCACAACATCCACCGGAAATTATCCCGGACATGCTTGTAAAATGGGAGGAAGGTTTTGATATTGTATATACCATCCGGGAAGAAGACAAGCGTCTTTCCAAAGCCAAAAGAAGCAGTTCAAACCTTTTTTACAAACTGGTGAATTCGCTTTCTGATATCGAACTGGAAGCCGGAACCGCTGATTTCCGATTAATGGATCGGACTGTTGTAAATGTTTTCCGGAATTTCCACGAAACAGAACCCTTTTTAAGAGGATTAACCAAATGGCTCGGTTTTAAACAATACGGAATCCGTTATGAACCTGCCGAACGTTTTGCCGGTAACAGTAAATATTCGTTAAAGAAAATGGTACGCCTGGCATTACACGGTGTTACTTCATTCAGCATAAAACCACTATATACCGCTGTTTATGTAGGACTGATTATGTCATTGCTATCGCTGTTGTATATCCCGTATGTCGTATATGCCTTTTACAATCATATTGAAGTTTCCGGTTGGGCTTCTATTATCATAACCATTGTTTTCTTTGGCGGATTACAACTTATTATGTTGGGAATCATTGGTATATATGTAGGAAAAATGTTTATGCAAACCAAAAACAGACCCAATTATATTATCCGTTCTACCAATTTAAAAGATCAGTCATGA
- a CDS encoding polysaccharide deacetylase family protein, with product MIILSFDIEEFDMPFEYGKDITFEDQIQLSITGSHKILDILKKHQVKATFFSTATFAINAPEIIDRIKREGHELASHTYYHSDFKVPHLKESREKLEELSGMTVTGFRMPRMMPVDEKEVAKAGYTYNSSINPTYLPGRYNNLHISRTYYMKDDVLQIPASVSPIIRFPLFWLSFHNLPLGLYSWMAKWTYKKDKYLNIYFHPWEFVDLDDFDRFGFPGYVRKNTGVKMENRLDLFIANMKKSKLPFGTFQEFIKSHI from the coding sequence ATGATTATATTAAGTTTTGATATTGAAGAATTTGACATGCCTTTCGAATACGGAAAGGACATCACTTTCGAAGATCAGATACAACTATCCATTACCGGTTCGCATAAAATTCTGGACATTCTGAAGAAACATCAGGTAAAAGCCACTTTTTTCAGTACGGCTACATTTGCCATAAACGCGCCAGAAATTATTGACCGAATCAAGAGAGAAGGGCATGAGCTGGCTTCTCATACTTATTATCATTCTGATTTTAAAGTACCTCATTTAAAAGAATCCCGGGAAAAACTGGAAGAATTATCCGGTATGACCGTTACCGGTTTCCGAATGCCGCGTATGATGCCGGTTGATGAAAAAGAAGTCGCCAAAGCCGGTTATACTTATAACAGTTCGATCAACCCGACGTATTTACCCGGACGCTATAACAACCTTCATATTTCACGAACGTATTATATGAAAGACGATGTATTGCAGATACCGGCTTCCGTAAGTCCAATCATACGGTTTCCGCTATTCTGGTTGTCTTTTCACAATCTTCCGTTGGGTTTATACAGTTGGATGGCAAAATGGACGTATAAAAAAGACAAATACCTCAACATTTATTTCCATCCGTGGGAATTTGTTGATCTGGATGATTTTGATCGCTTCGGATTTCCGGGTTATGTGCGAAAAAATACCGGAGTTAAAATGGAAAACCGACTGGATTTGTTTATTGCAAACATGAAAAAAAGCAAACTGCCGTTCGGTACTTTTCAGGAGTTTATTAAATCTCACATCTGA
- the rpiB gene encoding ribose 5-phosphate isomerase B encodes MRISIGNDHAGPDYKQAILKHLEAQGHTVTNHGTDTFDSVDYPDFGHPVALDVTEGRADFGIVICGSGNGIAITVNKHQGIRAALCWTKEIAALARQHNDANIISIPARFTSIQQAVEMVDTFLTTAFEGGRHANRVNKIPVCQ; translated from the coding sequence ATGAGAATTTCAATTGGGAACGACCATGCCGGTCCGGATTATAAACAAGCCATTTTAAAACACCTGGAAGCTCAGGGACATACCGTAACCAATCATGGTACTGATACTTTTGACAGTGTGGATTATCCTGATTTCGGACATCCGGTTGCATTGGATGTTACGGAAGGAAGAGCGGATTTTGGTATTGTAATTTGCGGAAGCGGTAACGGGATTGCCATTACAGTAAACAAACATCAGGGAATCCGTGCTGCTTTATGCTGGACAAAAGAGATTGCTGCTTTGGCACGTCAGCATAATGATGCTAACATTATTAGTATTCCGGCGCGTTTTACTTCCATTCAACAAGCTGTTGAGATGGTAGATACGTTTTTAACAACTGCTTTTGAAGGCGGACGACATGCAAACCGTGTGAATAAAATTCCGGTTTGTCAATAA
- a CDS encoding putative signal transducing protein encodes MHEFITVAVFDYPHEIAVLKHLLEQQEIRYFFENETMMNIAPMYSQALGGIRLKVHPDDVETVQEILKKLNNDTNLKIV; translated from the coding sequence ATGCATGAATTTATAACGGTAGCCGTTTTTGATTATCCGCACGAAATTGCAGTGCTGAAACATTTATTGGAACAACAGGAAATCCGGTATTTTTTTGAAAATGAGACGATGATGAACATTGCACCGATGTATTCGCAGGCTTTGGGCGGTATTCGGTTAAAAGTGCATCCGGATGATGTAGAGACGGTACAGGAGATTCTTAAAAAATTAAATAACGATACCAATTTAAAAATTGTTTAA
- the rnr gene encoding ribonuclease R, whose amino-acid sequence MSKKHKKLGKKGKDFSAKIFKILSKEPNKTFNYKQIAAILELNDTQSRNEIIKELKYLTSKEKIEEVDRGKYRIITKADYFEGIIDMTSRKTAYLVSPDLEDDVFIPTNNLNHALDGDKVKVYIYNRRKGRRPEGEVVEIVERRKTDFVGVIDIQKNFAFVTSANPKMYTDIFIPKDKIGEAQNGDVVLVHIEDWPAKADSPFGVVTKVLGKPGEHNTEIHAILAEYGLPYDFPIEVEVYAKKLDTSIQESEILKRRDMRNTLTFTIDPKDAKDFDDALSFEKLPNGNYEIGIHIADVSHYVQEGTVLDDEAYNRATSVYLVDRVVPMLPEVLSNFACSLRPHEEKYTFSAVFELNEKAELVNQWFGRTVTYSDQRFAYEEAQHIIETKGNRIPAEISLTGTEYIVDDPIVEATLKLNELAKILRRKRMQNGAISFDKVEVKFNLNENAEPVGVYFKVAKDANHLIEEFMLLANRKVAEFIGKQKKTFVYRIHDEPDEDKLINLQTVISKFGYSINFKSKDSISKSLNTLLEDVQGKKEQNLVDTLAIRSMSKASYSTENIGHYGLAFDYYSHFTSPIRRYPDVMAHRLLQHYLDGGASADAEVYEEKCMHSSTMESLAANAERDSIKYMQVKYMQDHKDEEFLGVISGVTEWGIYVEIIENKCEGMVRIREIRDDYYTFDEKQYALVGEISHNILQLGDEVIVKVKNADLVKKQLDFHFIKKREQ is encoded by the coding sequence ATGAGTAAGAAACACAAGAAGTTAGGAAAAAAAGGGAAAGACTTTTCTGCAAAAATCTTTAAAATCCTATCCAAAGAACCTAACAAAACATTCAACTATAAGCAAATAGCTGCAATTCTGGAGTTGAATGACACCCAAAGTCGGAATGAAATTATCAAAGAATTAAAATACCTTACCTCCAAAGAAAAGATAGAAGAAGTTGACCGCGGTAAATATCGTATTATCACTAAAGCTGATTACTTTGAAGGAATAATCGATATGACCAGTCGAAAAACGGCTTATCTCGTTTCTCCGGATCTGGAGGACGATGTTTTTATTCCTACAAACAACCTTAACCATGCCCTTGATGGCGATAAAGTAAAAGTCTACATCTATAATCGCAGAAAAGGAAGACGTCCGGAAGGAGAAGTGGTTGAAATTGTTGAAAGACGTAAAACCGATTTCGTGGGTGTAATTGACATTCAGAAGAACTTTGCTTTTGTTACTTCAGCTAATCCTAAAATGTATACCGACATATTTATCCCGAAAGATAAAATAGGAGAGGCTCAGAACGGAGACGTTGTTCTCGTTCATATCGAAGACTGGCCGGCCAAAGCCGATAGCCCGTTTGGTGTTGTCACAAAAGTGCTTGGAAAACCAGGAGAACACAATACCGAAATCCACGCTATCTTGGCGGAATACGGATTGCCGTATGATTTCCCGATCGAAGTAGAAGTTTACGCTAAAAAACTGGATACCTCGATACAGGAAAGCGAAATACTGAAACGTCGGGATATGCGTAATACACTTACGTTTACCATCGACCCGAAAGATGCGAAAGATTTCGATGATGCCTTGTCATTTGAAAAATTACCGAACGGAAACTATGAAATCGGAATTCATATTGCCGATGTGTCGCATTATGTACAGGAGGGAACCGTACTGGATGATGAAGCTTATAATCGGGCAACTTCCGTTTATTTGGTCGATAGAGTAGTGCCGATGCTTCCGGAAGTACTGTCTAATTTTGCCTGTTCGTTACGTCCTCATGAGGAAAAATATACGTTTTCAGCTGTTTTTGAACTAAATGAAAAAGCAGAATTGGTTAACCAATGGTTTGGAAGAACGGTAACTTATTCTGATCAGCGTTTTGCTTATGAAGAAGCACAACATATTATCGAAACCAAAGGAAACCGCATTCCGGCCGAAATTTCACTTACCGGAACGGAATATATCGTAGATGATCCTATTGTGGAAGCGACACTAAAACTGAATGAACTGGCTAAGATTTTAAGACGGAAACGGATGCAAAACGGAGCCATTTCGTTTGATAAAGTGGAAGTGAAATTTAACCTCAACGAAAATGCAGAACCGGTTGGCGTTTATTTTAAAGTCGCTAAAGATGCTAATCACCTGATTGAAGAATTTATGTTGCTGGCTAACCGTAAAGTAGCGGAATTTATAGGCAAACAAAAGAAAACATTCGTGTACCGTATTCACGATGAACCGGATGAAGATAAATTGATCAATCTACAAACGGTAATTTCTAAATTCGGGTATTCGATCAATTTTAAATCCAAAGATTCGATTTCGAAATCGCTGAATACCTTATTGGAAGACGTTCAAGGTAAAAAAGAACAAAATCTGGTTGATACACTGGCTATCCGAAGTATGAGTAAAGCCAGTTATTCCACTGAAAATATAGGGCATTACGGACTGGCTTTTGATTATTACTCTCATTTTACTTCACCTATACGCCGTTATCCGGATGTTATGGCACACCGTTTGCTACAACATTACCTCGATGGCGGAGCTTCGGCCGATGCGGAAGTATACGAAGAAAAATGTATGCATTCCTCTACTATGGAAAGTCTGGCGGCCAATGCCGAACGCGACAGTATCAAGTATATGCAGGTTAAGTATATGCAGGATCACAAGGACGAAGAGTTCCTGGGTGTTATTTCCGGTGTAACCGAATGGGGAATTTATGTTGAAATTATTGAAAACAAATGCGAAGGTATGGTTCGTATCCGCGAAATTCGGGATGATTATTATACTTTCGATGAAAAACAATATGCTTTAGTTGGCGAAATTTCACATAACATTCTGCAATTAGGAGACGAAGTTATCGTTAAAGTGAAAAATGCCGATCTGGTTAAAAAACAATTGGATTTTCATTTTATAAAAAAAAGAGAACAGTAA
- a CDS encoding head GIN domain-containing protein — protein sequence MIKTTFKNSIALLVVLLTTQFGFAQVTKNVGDFTTVRVFDKISAQLIPGSENKIELKGEGAEKVEIVNKNGDLKIRMPLDKFLKGEDVTAIIFFKNIESIEASEGAYVSSDVMLKGVDFALNANKGGQIKVGLNVKKASIRATTGGIVKVNGKAENQDIVINSGGMVSGKTFETSQTTVAVNAGGEADVFATDLVDAKTRAGGDITIYGNPKKVNQKTIAGGNIDVIKK from the coding sequence ATGATAAAAACAACCTTTAAAAACAGTATCGCACTATTGGTAGTTCTATTAACTACACAATTTGGTTTCGCTCAGGTTACTAAAAATGTAGGTGATTTTACAACGGTAAGAGTATTCGATAAAATATCGGCTCAATTAATTCCGGGTTCCGAAAACAAAATTGAACTAAAAGGAGAAGGAGCCGAAAAAGTGGAAATTGTAAATAAAAACGGTGATCTTAAAATCCGTATGCCGCTGGATAAATTCCTGAAAGGTGAAGATGTTACAGCTATTATCTTTTTTAAAAATATCGAAAGTATTGAAGCCAGCGAAGGTGCTTATGTTTCCAGCGATGTGATGTTAAAAGGAGTGGATTTTGCTTTAAATGCGAATAAAGGCGGACAAATTAAGGTAGGATTAAACGTTAAGAAAGCTAGTATCCGTGCTACAACCGGTGGTATTGTAAAAGTTAACGGAAAAGCGGAAAATCAAGATATTGTGATCAATTCCGGTGGAATGGTTAGCGGTAAAACATTCGAAACGTCACAAACAACTGTAGCAGTAAATGCTGGTGGTGAAGCCGATGTTTTTGCAACCGATCTGGTTGATGCCAAAACAAGAGCAGGAGGAGACATTACCATTTACGGAAACCCTAAAAAAGTAAATCAAAAAACAATCGCCGGCGGAAATATTGACGTTATCAAAAAATAA
- a CDS encoding LysE family translocator, which translates to MIDDILTGIPLGFFLSFMIGPVFFVLLETSITKGFRAAMSFDVGVVLGDIVFIAIAYFSSVRLIQSIKDDPALFIFGGILMFTYGMITFLKLRRQSKNIDEDEEVVELIKKDYLSLFIKGFLLNFINIGVLGFWLAIIITFGPKLDMEPSRMLTFFSAVIGSYFITDLGKIMLAKQLRKKLTPTNILKVKKGSSVLLIVFGLVLMFQGWFPKEKEFVKNTLEKIEEKK; encoded by the coding sequence ATGATTGACGATATTCTTACCGGAATTCCGTTAGGATTCTTTTTAAGTTTTATGATTGGGCCCGTCTTTTTTGTTCTTTTGGAAACCAGTATTACCAAAGGATTTCGTGCGGCCATGTCATTTGACGTTGGAGTAGTCTTAGGGGATATCGTTTTTATTGCTATTGCTTATTTTAGTAGTGTCCGACTTATTCAAAGCATTAAGGACGATCCGGCCTTATTTATTTTTGGCGGTATTCTGATGTTTACCTACGGAATGATTACTTTTTTAAAACTACGCAGACAAAGCAAAAATATAGACGAAGATGAAGAAGTAGTTGAACTGATCAAAAAAGATTACCTAAGCCTTTTTATAAAAGGGTTTCTACTCAATTTTATTAACATTGGTGTTCTCGGATTTTGGTTGGCTATTATTATTACTTTCGGTCCCAAACTGGATATGGAACCTTCCCGGATGTTAACGTTTTTCAGTGCTGTAATCGGTTCTTATTTTATTACCGATTTAGGTAAAATTATGTTAGCCAAACAACTTCGAAAAAAATTAACGCCTACAAACATCCTGAAAGTGAAAAAAGGAAGCAGTGTTTTATTAATTGTTTTCGGGCTTGTACTGATGTTCCAGGGATGGTTTCCGAAAGAGAAGGAATTCGTTAAAAATACACTGGAAAAAATCGAAGAGAAAAAATAA
- the folB gene encoding dihydroneopterin aldolase, which produces MGIIKLKNIRTFSFHGCLVEESKIGSDYSVDLEIKTDLRKPSDTDELADTVDYVHLNRIVREEMAIRSKLLEHVAKRIIVRIFKEIPSVSRITVAVSKLNPPIGGDVEAVTVQMEEYRS; this is translated from the coding sequence ATGGGAATCATTAAGTTAAAAAATATCCGTACTTTTTCTTTTCACGGTTGTTTGGTAGAAGAAAGTAAAATCGGATCAGATTACAGTGTAGATTTAGAAATAAAAACCGATTTAAGAAAGCCATCGGATACAGATGAACTAGCAGATACAGTCGATTATGTACATCTTAACCGGATTGTAAGAGAGGAAATGGCAATTCGTTCCAAATTATTAGAGCATGTTGCCAAACGGATTATTGTCAGAATTTTTAAGGAAATTCCTTCGGTTTCCAGAATTACGGTAGCTGTTTCAAAACTAAATCCGCCAATTGGAGGTGATGTTGAAGCCGTAACGGTACAAATGGAAGAATATCGTAGTTAA